Genomic DNA from Bacterioplanes sanyensis:
AAGCGAGCGTTCGAACGCATCAAGGAAGAACTCGACGCCGGCGAGCTGGTATGTATTTTCCCCGAGGGTAAGCTCACCAAAGATGGCGACATCGACCAGTTTAAACAAGGTATTGAGCGCATCGTCGCAGAAACTCCGGTGCCTGTGGTGCCCATGGCTTTAACCGGCCTGTGGGGCAGTTTTTTCAGCCACAAAGATGGCCATGCTTTAACCACACGGCCAAAACGCTTTTGGTCGAAAGTTGACTTGCAAGCTGGGCCCGCGATTTTACCCGAGCACGTG
This window encodes:
- a CDS encoding 1-acyl-sn-glycerol-3-phosphate acyltransferase, which codes for MVCIFPEGKLTKDGDIDQFKQGIERIVAETPVPVVPMALTGLWGSFFSHKDGHALTTRPKRFWSKVDLQAGPAILPEHVKAEALRETVLALAAQAKQPA